One Drosophila subpulchrella strain 33 F10 #4 breed RU33 chromosome 2R, RU_Dsub_v1.1 Primary Assembly, whole genome shotgun sequence genomic window, tacgtaaaaaatgtaaatattcaTATGGGCGTTATTTCACTGGTCGCTTTTGTATGCaccaatttttgttttaaggcCGGAATGAAATCACATAAATTCCTAAGTCCATTTATTAGGACCCAAATTAAAAttcttatattaaaataaagttaaaagtATATGAatagtatataaatatatgaaatGTGTATTCAATTCAAAATTGTTTGATCTCTACTCAacagattttttttatactcACATCCGGGTTTTGGATCCGTtactaaatatattataacaTTCCTCCCTGTACCTTAAGTTTTAAACTTTTGGCAACAGtgtacaataaataaaatttgagtattatattattaaatcaaTTTAAGCTCTAAACAATACTACACgaattttaattctttttgGGACTGTAAGGAGGTAATAATCAGATTTTCTTCATGAATTCGTAATTTTTTTCTCTATGGTAGCCAGCTTTAAAACTAATTCTATGAAGtgtgaaatttttttaaatttatagaaAAGTTTGTTTATAGTTTGACAGCATGCGGAACCACTGTGCCTTGTGGCAGCCGTCTCTGCGGACTACACTATGCTGCACACGCATTTTTCCCAATGTCGCTCTGCGCGGAGGTCAAATACAATAAAGGGCAAGGGCTGGGGACGGGATGGCGTTAAGCATTGGGAGAATCGGAGTTATGCTCGCATTTATTATGCCGCAGCCGTCGCCGTTGTGGTTGCCGTCCGGATGCCCAGATTCCAGATTCCAGTTCTCAACCCCAGGACTCGAACTCGAACCCGACCCGATTCTTTGGACACCCGGGGCCCGAAACCCGGTTCGAATGTTTCGTTTGTAAATTAACTTTACAGCTCGCGGCAGAACGCATTTTTTTAACGCCGCGTTCGGTTCTTCCTCTTTTAGTCTTTTGCtgtttcatatattttgtatactttttttttttttattgaagcAGACTTTGGACGCGTATCAAATGCAACGCATGCGTCGTCCCCTTCTCACACCCCACCAGAAAACCAGATAGCCCCGCCCTGCGTCTTGGACCAGCGGCAAAGAACagagaatttttttaaattaaaaaagttttccagTTGCCATTCGGCACGTACCAATACGCAGCGACAAACGGCAGTGGGATATTCGTAGGGGTATACGGATAGATTTCCCTTCCCTGCCATTCCGCCCCCGCACATTGACAGGGGGGGCGTGGCTGGTAATAAATGCGACATAGCTTCAGCATGCATAGCATGTCCATTTCCACGGAACCGTTCCTTGGGATTTTCAAATTTTCCCTCTACAGTTTTGCTTTATTCCTGTCAATTTCTGCGGCCGCAAGGAATATTGAAAGTGGAAAATGGCACGAATGGTGGAGGGGGGGCTGAAACAAAGTCGTAATATTTCCGCGTTGCGGGTTAAGACATTAGTGAAATATATTGCTTTTTTCCAGCTAACGAACCTGGGCACGAAGGGCTTGGATACTTTGATTGGGCCTGGAAAAATTCTTCCTTCCCCCTTTCAACTCATTAATATTTTTCTGCTGTTGACTTGCTGCCAACGCTGAATAAATACGACAACAAATAACTATGTGCAACCTTTTTGAAGGTCACAAATGGTATTTCACTGCCAGAGACTCAGTCATACAGTCAGTTAGTCAGTTTGTCAGTCACTCCGCCAGTCCATCACTCATTCAgtcagttcagttcagttcggGCAGTCAGTCAACGCCTAAAGTTTTATTACTTTTGCTGCTGTCAACAGTGTTTGTTGGCTTTTTGGTCGCTGGGTTTGTCTGTGCGGCAGCCTTGGGCCAGGAAATAGATGTATAAACGCACTGAATATTATGTGCCACAGAGTTGCCAGGGAGCTAAGGACGGATTCGCCCTGCCAGCtgcttattttttaatatttgagcAAGGGCTACATGTCGTATGCGCAATGCCAGTACGCCAGAATGCCGGGCAACGGGGCGGATGATACTCGTTCTCCTCCAGTGTTGCTTGTTGTGCCCAGACAGAGTCGGGCAAATATTTAATCTCAGTACGTCATTTGCCCGGCAATGATAATGCGCCCGATGTTTGCATTTGCTCGGCTGGCTGATGGTTGTTGCCTGGCTGGCAAAGCGAGCCATGTTTGGTTTGTGGCAAACTCCAGCTAATATGCCACACACTGTTTGCCCATCGGCATTATTATTTTGTGTGTGATCTTGCTGCTCCCACGCCGCCGACTCCCTTTTGCAATTCAACTTTTGGCAAACGCACTTCATTATTAACTCGGTCACTGGGCGGCTTCTGCCTGCCACTTGTGAGTACTAGTCGaaatttttatcaatttaCCCAGCAGCAAATGAAGTTCTCTCGCCAAAACTCATCTGCATACACATGCGAGTATGCAAAATCTAAAACTACCCCGAAGCGTTGACTACTTAAGAAAATTGTTTGCCAACTTTGAACGAAAAATTTTGACTCCCTGTGTGTAATCCTGTGTATCCTATGTACCATCCTATGTGTGCGTGTGCAATAATATTCAAATTGGCAAAATCCATTATGATCGCAAATATTATTTCAACAGCCAACAGCCCAAGCAGAGCGGGGCGAACTGGCGGAAAAACTGTTAATGCTCGACGCACTGCAATTGTGGGCCCTTCAAGTGCTAGATGGATATAGAAAAGGATAAAGACGAGGAAACGGAAGCGAGATAGCCTCAGTCTGAAGAGCAAATGAATAAAAAAGTAGCCGCAGAAGCGGTGACTACAGTAAAATTTAGGATAGAAACACTAGTCGAAAGCCCTGcagttacaaaatatttatattatatatttatataacttCTAAGCACAATTCAAAAGAAATGATTAGAAAAACGTGCCTTGATTAATTTATGAACATTATAAAGAATAAAATTgtaagaaaaaatataatattaatttcatttacaatttaacaaattttttcATAGCTTTTCCTAACAAAAATACATAACaaaaagatacatttttattatgctatttattttattatcatGCAATTGTTATTTCTACGACATTTATGACAATTTCTACAAAATTAagaacattaaaattgtaagaaAATCTGTGTTTAGCTTTTCTTTTGCAATATTACATGATCTTTTATTGCTTTTCCTAGCGCATAGTAGTGTTtaaatgataatatttattttataagcattcaacggttatttataaaattgggctgtttaatttttttaggtTCCCTCATAAGTAGgcaacatattttaaaaaaagacaTTCCCTGatcgatttttatttaatatatattatgtaGGTTTCCCCATAAGTAGgaaacatatttaaaagctGCGGAATGTTTAGACAGAGCTTTTAAAAGTCATTCCCTGTTCATTATGTCAttcattatttaaatatatattaaagtGGAGTAAAGTACTTGCACACAATATCCACTGTACTCGATCTATCCGCATTGCCAAAATGTACAACCAACAAAAATGGGTTAAAAGTGTTGACAGTCAGACAAAGCGCAAATTATACATACACTCCACTGGCGCTTTTGTCCGTCGGTATTTCAGTGGTCGGAGGTGGGCGAtggggggcgtggcattgACTGGGAATAGTTACAAAGTCCCCTTTTTTGCCGGCAAGCTGTTGAAATATTTGCACACGATATTGGCAATCGAGTTAACATAAAGATTGAGCAAATATCGCTGGCGAGGGAAATGCATTAATGGGTCAGCGCTAAGAGAAGATTGCAGAGGAAACAAATGTTCCCCGAAAAATACCACTGCAAATAGTGGTGGTGAAACGAACTGGGAGGCCAATTGGGGGTATGGAAAATTATgtaaatttaatcaaaataagTAGCAGCAGACGCGGATTGTCAGAGCAGCGGCTAAAAGCGGCTTATAACAACAGCCGTCAGAGCCAAGAGCCagggcaacaacaacaagccagAAGACCAGAAAACCAGAAGACCAAGACGAAGACGTAGTCGGGGGGGTTGAGGAGAAAGCATAAGACCGACAACTGGAAAGTGGCAGGATAATAAGGATTCAGCATCCTGCGATGATGCTAAGTAGCCGCCGTTCCAGCCACATGCTGTCAACGCTCTAAACCCAAAATAACCAACAACAACGGCGAACGGACAGCGGCAACAACTCATAAATaagagaaatatatattttttcggAGCGGCCAGAAATTATGTGTAATAGCGTTGGAGGAAAATAAGTCATAAAGCCACCGCCAtggaaaacaataaaaaaattttaatgcttCTTATTGTTCTGGGCTATCTATTTAAATGCCCTCCAAAAGGTAATTCAGCGTGCTAGACCATCGTTTACTATAAAACCGAAAGAGCCTTACGGCAATGATTGCTGCAAAAAGCCTAATAAGATgaagaattttttaaagctGAGAGGGTAGTCATAATGTTGAGTTTAAGTATAAAAGATGccttataaatatatgtataaatcGATAGAAAACGTATGCTATTTTTATATCAAACTATAAAAACTGcgttaaaacaaatatttttccattaaagaAAGATAAAAAACCAATGGTAGAAAATATGGCGCAGTAAAGgaaagtttttgttttaaaatgttcttCCTTAAACCGAAAATGATCTTTTTAAATATCTATTTAACTTCAcactgttttaaaatatttccccAGTTCCTTAAACTTTATTGTTTAAGCCCGAAAAAAGAACTTAATGCACAGCAAAGCATTTTTATGGCTATGCCACAAAAATGTTCTAATAAATGCAAACTACATTTTCACTAGCTCACCCActcagcacacacacacacacaaccgCAGCACACACGCACACGAAAACATAAAACCAAAGCCATTTTGAAGCACATTTTAATAGCATTGTACGAATTTTTTGCACTTAATTAAGTGTAATTAAATTTGCGCTGCTTACTCGCACAATATTCCATCTCCTCGCTACCCGTCTCCCTCCCACTGCAGCCGCAGCCCGCCAGCGAGCCGcgggagtgagcgagagggcGATGGCGAGGGAGTAGATGCCTAACAATTTGTGCCGTGCCTCACTTGTAGTTGCCAAAGCGCCACAACTCGAGTGCCATTTACGGGTTTTTTCTGCAACGAGAGTTGTTCGCTCTTGAAGGTGGCGACTGAATAAAAAAGCAGGCAAGTGGAGTGGTTGGCGACATTCTGAAAAGCGCCCAGCGGTTCGGTTATGAAAGCCCTTCTTATGATAAATGATCTGGGGTGAGTTTTAACTTTTCATGTTTTAAAGACCCATTAAAGCAACTGCTATTTGCCTAGGCGTCGATATTTGAACAATTAAGAAACCAGGTTCAAGTTCTAAAGAATTAATAATATAGGTATAGGCCAGCCATTTATCCTTCCACATATAATTTATGATTAGCGATAAGCTTTGACTATCATGCATATATTATGATAGCCATATTTTAGTAAGTAGTTATTTAAACTGCCAGCATTTATCTTAAAATCAAAATCaggttaaatattaaatataagaaaatagcCTTTGCATgagttatatattttcaatatttattgcATTTGATAACATAAGTTTAACTGAAAAAGCAAGGTTATTTTAACAAGAGAAAAGCCTAAGTTGttggcctcgactatcagatacctggCAGCTATAGGGAGAGCGATGGAGATAAACatgaaaattgaattttgttCTAATAATCAATACccatttacatttaaaaaaattttcttagtGGACTATTCACTAAAATAACCCAATAAAAGCAAGTTCAATCGAGTAcgagagggatggagatatgcatgtAGCAAATCAACTGTTTtcgagattgcacaccacaCTTTTACAAACGACACCTTTTACCTTATatgtaacgggtataaaaacataacatttttaattttttagaattaggtcaaaaaaaatttacaaataattaaaaaaaaacatttgttttgttgacatgtacatatatatgatTTCAATGTATATATCTATCAATATCCGCTTATGACTTAATGGGAAAGAGGTCTGTATCCAGTCTGCATTGCCATTGGATCATTAGACAGTACAGTAATGAGTACAAATTCACgattcatattttattttaatattttttagaaataagtcctaaaatataaaattaaggATTGGTTAATTAGATATGATATTTATATCTGCTAAATCTGATGGGAAATATATCTGTATCCAATCAGCATTGCCATTGGCTCGTTCAACAGTACATTAATGAGTACAAATTTACGattcatattttaatttaatattttcattaatttaatagaaatatatcctaaaatataaaataggACAATTATAAGAAATTGGTCAATTAGACATGACATTTATATAATGGGAAATAAGTCTGTATCTGCCTTGCCATTGGATCATTACGCAGTACAGTAATGAGTACATACTCACGACAAAGGCAATAGAAATGCGTCTGGTAACGTGGTATTTCTGCCATCTCTGTGATCAAATTTCAAATTGCTACTGGCCATAATTGGCCATAGCCGAAAGCTACGCTGTTGACTCTAACGCCACAAGCTCGAACTGCAACGCAGGTCCAGGGGCCCCGAGCATTGGCAGTCCTTGTTTGACAGAAAACTGCAGCGTTTGCAGATGGCCGGGCGGCAGGATGCAGCACCCAGGGTTCAGGATCCAGGACTCGGGATCCAGTTACCAGCAGTCAGCAGCCCTAAGCAGTCGGCAGTGGCGATGGCATTGGCGTTGGCAGGAGCCAACGTAACATTAGCAGCTAAAAAGCCGGCGAACAAAGGCGAATGGGGGCATGTCAATCGCTATGAGGCCTGTTGACTGAAGCGTTGCGGCGTTAAGTATACGCCGTGTGGCGTGTGGATGGTACGGTATGGTCTGGCCTGGGCTGCTCTGCCAGCCGCCGGATGTCATATTgcaaaattgaattttttgtTGCAGCTGCACAGCATCGACTGCCACAGCTGTTTGCCCCGTCATCATTGCAATGATTTTGAATTGTTGACATCGCCGACGTTCGTCCTGCGAGCATAAAGCCAAGCTATTCGATTCGATTCTATTCGATTCTATTCGATTCCGTACATCAATACGTACATAGCTGTATCAGCTTTATTTGATGTTTAGCAATTTCCTGATTTATCCCTCATGTCATTTCCGTTTTGCATTTGTATGCGCTGACCACCGTTCGACCCTCAGgccaaaaatagaaaaaaaatttcacaaaTATGATAAGCATTGAAATGAAATTCTATGATTTCCCTCGAAATCGTTGGgatgtgtgtttgtgtgtgtatgGTCCACATGATTACGTGTTTTTTAATGGCACTTCCTGCTTAGTCGTTGACTTACTAGAAATAGCCCACCGCCCTTCGACTTCGCCTCGTTTTGTGGCTTTTGTGatttgatttatatgtttatattgCAGCTTTTCTCTTCCATTTCTGTTGTTCCGGCTGGCAAATTATTGGTTTGATTGGCCTAGCAAAAACATATACTTACGCTAGCTATGAAACGCACCTTAATTTGGGGATTTTGCTAGACAAAATACTATATTTATTGTACACTTAGTTTTTACATATACAATTTAAAcaatcattttaaaatacaatacaatacaaaagaaagaacgctatagaaCGCTATGTCTTGCTAttaagatacccgttactcatcttaagggagtgcgagggagatagagatatgcaagcaacaAATCGGCTGTTTCcgttatttgcttataactttttaatgaatggtctGATTTCAACCATATTCGCCATGTGTATGGATAATGATAATCAAAACATAATCTcatttacacttttaaaaaatatttaaaaatgtgggcgcaATCACaagtattatttattatttttaaattgtattgAGGTTTTTCTCTTATGATTTCAGACCACTTTAAGTACTTAGACAATTTACAACTCATTGAAATTGGATGCCTGAGATCGCTTAATTAAATGCGCCATCATTATAGAatcaattgaatttaaatttacaagCCGCAGAACACACATGAAACTCTGTGGTATGCTAAATTCCCAACCTCGCCCACGAAAGCAAATGGGGCTCATCACATTGTAGCCAGTTGCCTTTATTTTTTGggaaacattatttttatgcaaaacaTGAACGTTTAATAGAACGCTCTACGAATTTTTAATGAGCTCCTTCAGGAGGAGAAAAAAGTGTGGGCATGAGTAGATTTTCCTCCCCTTTATTTTTAGCATTTTACATGTTTTATGAGCTTTTCCCCGGCTCATGAAAAAGTCTCCTTTTTTGTGTGGGCCCAGGTAAACCAAGCCAATTTCGGCTGGCACCTCCACCTGCTTTTGGCCTTGCACTCTGCGCTCCACGTACGGGTAATCAAATCAGTTGGTGAGGCAACTGCGTGCGTCACATAAATTTGCGCACATTTAGCAGATAATGAGCACAATTAGCAAATGGTTCTCGTTGGGTTGAGTGGTTGGTTGGATGGTGGAGATTAGTTGCAAATTCGAGGAACTTGCAGCAGCATTGTATGCATAAGTTATCCAGATTGTTGGTAAAAGCTTTtctaaccttcgttccaatGTCCAGTCAAATCATTCGCAGCCATATCTCAAGCTGTCGCTCAGGAACAACCGCATTGCACCTAAGTAAATTATCGTGTTTCATTTGCCAGGCCATCAGTTGGCCACCCACTTTTGTCGCCCAACACTTGGCAACACTTAGTCACTTGGTTTCATGAGTAAACACATCTTAtaaattattcaaaaacgcaaaaaagctaTTTGCAACACTTTACCGTTAGCAATGCCAGCGACGCTGCCGTTAgcatacattttttagcaTTTCTTCgatgttgctggtgttgctgttgctgctgctgatgttgctgctgttgctgctactgctgctgttgctgtccCCGACAATCAGTCAAAAACTTTTGGCGCAACATATGCGTGGGAGGAAGAGAGATGATGTCGCACTGGCAAGCAAAGGAAGTACCTGGCTACCAGAAGcagcaaaagcagcagcagcaaaagcagcagcatcaaaagcagcagcagcaaaaagcATGACAAATGAAATGTTCAACTTGCGCTTAAAGCCGAAcaaaaaagagagagagaggtcCCAGAAGATGGGTTCGGGTCGAAAAGGCGGGAAAAAATATGGTCGTAGTATATATTTCGGAGCCCTGGGAAGTGAACTGAAGTGGAGTGGCACGGAGTTTCGGCTGATAAAGTGGCTCGTCTTACCGGCAGCTCTGGGCCAAGTAAAAACCGTCCTGTCCGGTCGAATTCACTACCACTCGACTTGGGCCCCGGGCTACTTTTCTTCTTGGCCATGTTGTCGCCGctaaggcttccttcaaatatttaacttaagTAAGCGTTTGTAATTAATTTCACGCTTAATACTGACACTTTACCACACTTTTCAACACTTTTTCGGCGCCCACGCTTCGGCTCTCGCTTTTATGGCATAATAAACACGCATTTTATAATAAAGTCAAAAAAATTGACTGCATAATTTATGTGCCAGGAGCGAGGAGTTTGCGGCCAGCGTTTTCCTCCTTCGTCTTTGCTTTCTCCCGCTTGGCTTTTCGCTTTTTTTACGGGGTAATTGATGTTCTTTACCCTGCAATTAACCCCCACTTCAGTCCCCCCGCTTCACCAACCCAAGATTTATGTCCTGACGAGAGTTATGTGACGAATTTTCTGAGAGAATTCTCAATTACACGCAATTAACTCGAACAATTTCCACAATAAAATGGTACAAAAAACAAAGACAAGCCGTAATCGAGGTAAAATTACCTTTACATGGCTAGAAATCGTTAACATAACATattctttttaattattgtattttaaaatccgaaataagaaaatattgatatattgacgaaatttatttaacaatttgaaagcaataattaaatattttatacaacTTTTGTCCAAAAattgttataaaaaaaattaaaatgatctAATCAACCCCTCGATAACTgaaaatttatttactttacttttaTCAAAGGAATTTAATTTAGATAAATGACACAAATTTTTGCTGGAAAACTATTATTACGCATcagttttgtatttattttttagcaataacaaataatgtttttcaGCTACTATAAACCGGTTAATTTTTCCACTCGAATGCACAATTTCGATGCTCTTCCATCTGCACCACGCATATCGATCATATTTACAGAATATTTACAGCACAAAAAGCAGCTGCAAAAAAGAGCTGCATTACATGCAATTCGATTATTCAACTTTCTTGTTGCTTCGTGTGAATTATGTATGAATCAAGGAATACATCTGAAACCCTTGCTCTGCATTTTATTAACTCCTGCCATGTTTAATTAATTGCTGGCCAGGCAATTAGCATGTGGGGATACAGAGACCCACTCCCCTACGTGTCAGCTGCagcaaattgaattttgttaaaatgtaaactACATATGTGCTCAGGAGTGAGCATATATTTGTGGATTCCGCAATTGTTTACTGTCTGGCAGGCAAAATGAAACAATTAGTGCCTACCCGCACTGACACTCGCCTGCTCCCGAGATCCTGTAGAATGTATCTTGTCCCTTGCCCTATCTTGTAGATGAGCCTGGTCCTTGGTCCTTGGCTGTACTGAATATTTATGCAATTCATTTTTGTCTAAACTAATAAGTTGTTGCTGTTACTGCCAGTCGAGCAGGTTGTTTTATCTCATAATGAAATAGTAGACTGACTGACTCTATGCAAATAATGCAGATACACATGTCTCGGCTTGGATTTGGCCTGGCTCCGAGTTGTTAACATATTCATTGAATCTGAATCAACTTTTCCACTCCCTTCAGACCGGGCAGCTGTGAAATATGACTCCTTATCCTTGCCCAAGTACTGGGCTTGGGTCCCTCTTGCCAAGGCCTTGCTCACTTAACTTGTGGAAACCTGTGTAATTGAACATTATGCAGCCTATCTAATTGGGTTTCGTTTTCCTCTGCAAGATAAAATATCCCTAAAATCATGGAGATTGTGTAACATAAACTGTTTCAAATATAATACGTTTTAATCTACATTCTGTGATGTTGTTTATGGTTTAGTTTttcattttgaaatatttttttagcttcATATTTAATCTGATCTACTTTTACTAACAATATGTGTGCACACCAGtatttaaacatatttatttttaatcggataaatagatttatttaatttacttgaatattaaattagataATTAAATCGTTGGAGTTAGTGACGTAGCTAGCATATGGTTGAGGGGGTTTTCAAAAACAggtatttttcaatttttttaaattactttctcacgtatattgaaatttaagaGCTTTTTACTACtggttaaattattttttgttaacGAAAATCAGTttatcataaataaaaattaatacaatgaAACTGCTTTAATATAATGTACATTATATATCTGAATATAATAATCTTTCAAAAGACTTGTAAGAAGACGGAGCACTcagttattaaataaaattacttATTTGTAAAAGCTAtataaaaccatttttttttagcaataaaattgtaaatatctCATGAGTTAACAGATAAAAGCCCCCAAATGCGAGTCACCAAGGTTATTGGGTCAAAGTCAGATACCGCGACTATGACACCTTGTTGAGTAAGCAAATGGTTGCGATAAGACGAATTTTACCCCAATTGGCGAACGGCAAACAGATTTAATTACAAAGTCTGTTGACAAACCGATAAGTTGCGACCCACTGTCGATGATAAAAAGCCGAGTTGCGGAAGAACTCTTCAGTCAGACGGTGCAATGTACTCGGCGGGATTTTTATGGAGTTTAGTGATTCTTGTGGCACTTGTcggggccacgcccactcccagcgatgggcggattgtgggcggcGAGGTGACAACCATTGGGGAATTTCCGTATCAAGTATCAGTCCAGTTGAACGGTCAGCACATATGCGGAGGAGCGGTCATCGGAAATCACTTAGTACTGACGGCTGCCCATTGCTTCGAGCATGCCCTGAGCAACAGCGATTACACGGTACGAGTGGGTTCCGGCGAACATGCGAGTGGGGGCGATGTGCTCAGCCTGCGGCAGGTGATCACCCACGGCGACTATAATCCCCAGAGCCACGACAACGACCTGGCTCTGCTCGTCCTGAATGCCAGGCTTAATTTCACGGAGCACCTGCAGCCAGTGCCACTGGCCACATTAATGGAACCACCCACCGCGGACACCCGGCTCCTGGTCAGCGGATGGGGTCATCAGGCGGAGGAGGGGGTCGGTCTTGGTGAGGAGGTGGGCGTGTCGCCGCAACTTCGCTTCGTCGACGTGGATCTGGTGGAGCCGGATCAGTGCCGCCGAGCCTATCGCCAGGTGCTGCCCATTACCCAGCGGATGATCTGTGCCGCGCGTCCGGGTCGAGACAGTTGCCAGGGCGACTCTGGAGGTCCGCTGGTGGGGATCCCAGCGGATGAAGGTCCGGCCAGGCTGTACGGCATCGTGTCCTGGGGCCTGGGCTGCGCCAATCCCCACTATCCGGGCGTCTACACTAATGTGGCTGCCTTCCGCAATTGGATCGATGCCCAAGTGGGCGCTAGGGGGTGGAACGGACTGCTGGCGGGATGGAGTGGGTTGCAGTAGTCCGGAGAGAACATAAGGccaaagaaaaataattttaagtattaaacaaatttatcttTACCATAAAAACGAATAATCCAAAAAATACCTTCAaaagtgaaataaaataaacttaaaaacaACTAACACTTGag contains:
- the LOC119550327 gene encoding trypsin alpha-4, whose amino-acid sequence is MYSAGFLWSLVILVALVGATPTPSDGRIVGGEVTTIGEFPYQVSVQLNGQHICGGAVIGNHLVLTAAHCFEHALSNSDYTVRVGSGEHASGGDVLSLRQVITHGDYNPQSHDNDLALLVLNARLNFTEHLQPVPLATLMEPPTADTRLLVSGWGHQAEEGVGLGEEVGVSPQLRFVDVDLVEPDQCRRAYRQVLPITQRMICAARPGRDSCQGDSGGPLVGIPADEGPARLYGIVSWGLGCANPHYPGVYTNVAAFRNWIDAQVGARGWNGLLAGWSGLQ